In a single window of the Desulfurobacteriaceae bacterium genome:
- a CDS encoding chemotaxis response regulator CheY: MAMPDPSINILIVDDMAAMRKILKTLLGQLGYKNVDEAEDGKQALEILKNNPDKYGLVITDWNMPNMTGIELVQEIRKDEKLKHLPILMVTAEAKKENVLMAIKAGVNNYIVKPFTAETLKEKMEKIFSSLGK, translated from the coding sequence ATGGCAATGCCTGATCCAAGCATTAACATCTTAATAGTAGATGACATGGCTGCTATGAGAAAAATTCTGAAAACTTTACTTGGTCAGCTTGGATACAAAAATGTTGATGAAGCTGAAGATGGGAAACAAGCCCTAGAAATATTAAAGAATAACCCCGACAAGTATGGTCTCGTAATTACCGATTGGAACATGCCAAACATGACAGGAATAGAACTTGTTCAAGAGATTAGGAAAGATGAGAAACTTAAGCACCTTCCTATTCTAATGGTTACTGCCGAAGCAAAAAAAGAAAACGTTCTAATGGCTATTAAAGCTGGAGTTAACAATTACATAGTTAAGCCGTTCACTGCCGAAACATTAAAGGAAAAAATGGAAAAAATATTTTCCTCACTAGGGAAGTAA